Proteins co-encoded in one Sebastes fasciatus isolate fSebFas1 chromosome 11, fSebFas1.pri, whole genome shotgun sequence genomic window:
- the LOC141777189 gene encoding uncharacterized protein LOC141777189 has product MAGDDGSRLCHAAAVLLVLCALTDSLTCFSLSGLSKTVKQDEVASVASGMEVKRGSSLFNGKELNSQSAATGNDGLLHIDSDQSDGTGMLEQPSQLGDNMADEAAWRRLNCSLHCGQSKMKLRAMGPGAADLQLDMGNARPLPLTQVPGSCDYSMRQNALGLVLVVPYDGCNVIQEDGNYVLPMSWLGTLVKFTCPMLRSSAPAPPSTTPKPTQQPWTPLYVSDPSSDYYSYLYYCYYMNMMMMMMTPAPTPGAATTTAKPDVTTVTPKPSVEKPPPANPYYYPYYPYYPYPQYPYYTLPNIPVKTAKPTTTAKPITTGPVTSGMTTTAKMTTAEPAVTTKTPQKTPKPYYPSYYPFYPPAGQQMPGDPIYYYQFMQHFYGWPQYPQNPSNPMQTTPPPTLTTVKPVDAVPTIKPTSKPTTVSAPTTTTPCTHTPKPSSGSNPDPVSPYVPYYQLPFAPYLSYNKAGKLPVDQKYMPQAGYKSGLEPRAHPHQGFNYWQPVPWFPLNGQRRSSI; this is encoded by the exons ATGGCAGGTGACGATGGAAGCAGATTATGTCACGCTGCAGCAGTCTTATTAGTCCTGTGCGCTTTGACCGATAGTTTAACTTGTTTTAGCTTGAGCGGGCTGAGCAAAACAGTTAAGCAGGACGAGGTAGCTAGTGTGGCCTCAGGGATGGAAGTAAAGCGAGGAAGTAGTCTCTTCAATGGGAAAGAACTTAACTCCCAGTCTGCTGCCACAGGAAATGATGGACTGCTGCACATTGACTCAGATCAATCCGATGGCACAG GGATGTTGGAGCAGCCATCCCAGCTGGGGGACAACATGGCCGACGAAGCAGCATGGAGACGCTTGAATTGTTCCCTGCACTGTGGGCAAAGCAAGATGAAGTTGAGAGCCATGGGACCCGGAGCTGCTGACCTCCAGCTAGACATGG GCAACGCACGTCCTCTACCTTTGACCCAGGTGCCTGGGAGCTGTGACTATTCAATGCGGCAAAATGCACTGGGCCTCGTTCTGGTTGTTCCCTATGACGGCTGCAATGTGATACAAGAG GATGGGAATTACGTGTTGCCAATGAGTTGGTTGGGGACTCTAGTTAAATTCACCTGTCCCATGTTGAGAAGTTCTGCTCCAGCGCCTCCTTCGACCACCCCTAAGCCTACTCAGCAGCCTTGGACACCCCTTTACGTCTCCGATCCTAGCAGTGATTATTATTCCTATTTGTATTACTGCTATtacatgaatatgatgatgatgatgatgacgccGGCACCAACTCCTGGtgctgctacaactactgccaAGCCTGACGTGACCACCGTAACCCCCAAGCCATCTGTGGAGAAACCCCCTCCTGCAAATCCGTACTATTATCCTTATTACCCTTACTACCCTTACCCTCAGTACCCCTACTACACCCTGCCAAATATCCCAGTGAAGACTGCCAAACCGACTACTACTGCCAAACCTATTACTACTGGACCTGTCACTAGTGGAATGACTACTACAGCCAAGATGACCACAGCAGAGCCGGCAGTAACCACCAAGACCCCTCAAAAAACACCCAAGCCTTATTACCCATCATATTATCCCTTCTACCCTCCAGCAGGACAACAGATGCCTGGAGACCCCATTTACTACTACCAATTTATGCAGCACTTCTACGGATGGCCTCAATACCCACAAAATCCAAGTAACCCCATGCAAACTACTCCGCCTCCAACTCTCACAACTGTTAAGCCGGTTGACGCAGTTCCCACCATTAAACCTACGTCCAAGCCAACAACTGTCTCTGCTCCTACAACAACTACACCATGTACCCATACACCAAAACCCAGCAGCGGCAGCAACCCAGACCCGGTGAGTCCATATGTTCCTTACTACCAGCTCCCCTTTGCTCCATACCTCTCGTACAACAAGGCTGGCAAACTCCCAGTAGACCAGAAGTACATGCCTCAAGCTGGCTACAAATCTGGACTGGAGCCTCGAGCACACCCACATCAAGGCTTCAACTACTGGCAACCTGTGCCCTGGTTTCCACTCAACGGGCAAAGACGATCTTCAATTTGA
- the LOC141777190 gene encoding uncharacterized protein LOC141777190, which translates to MHDTMMRKGKRKSATVYLAAALILACYLAQTIDCYRLKKTERREGRKEAAAARTRGVQEGEIVFGRAYVKGSGLESPAADGTKDEAAYQADFAGWSKGQTQDTSSREAFWKRMATSLQCGGNQLKFRAVGPGASQFAVEQGNAPPVPLAQVPSTCGYNMQRNPLGLVMLVPFDGCNIVQEGGSYVLPMRWQGIPVSLWCPKPAAPALTTAAPVPETSQAPVPEPTTNTKKPGIPQLPQYPFFPPFYPYFRPPFPVTTAAPTTTTNPTTTTTAKPAAPAPPSAVPFPFYPPFYPPFPWPGPSPAAAKPMPKPQPPQFPPYMPFYPPYHPLPQFLPPYPQYPTPKPITTTTPITTKPTTTKTTTTTPTKPKPKPQQPQFPPYMPFYPPYHPLPQFLPPYPQYPTPKPITTTTPITTKPTTTKTTTTTTTKPKPQPPQFPPYMPFYPPYHHLPQFFPPYPQYPTPKPKTTTTTTTKPKPQPLQFPPYMPFYNPYQLYNYRDFIPPYPQYPTPKPKTTTTPATTTTTVKPDHPPPPPQHQQHHPHFHPQLRYPFMPIPPPRG; encoded by the exons ATGCACGACACAATGATGCgtaaaggaaagaggaaaagcGCTACTGTTTACCTGGCTGCAGCGCTTATTCTGGCGTGTTATTTGGCGCAAACGATAGACTGTTATCGACTGAAGAAAACAGAAAGACGAGAAGGGCGAAAAGAAGCAGCTGCAGCCAGAACTAGAGGCGTCCAAGAGGGTGAGATTGTGTTTGGGAGAGCTTATGTGAAAGGATCAGGCCTCGAGTCACCAGCTGCAGACGGGACCAAGGATGAAGCTGCTTATCAAGCTGACTTTGCAG GCTGGTCTAAAGGACAAACACAAGACACCAGTTCCAGAGAAGCCTTTTGGAAGCGCATGGCGACCTCCCTGCAGTGTGGTGGAAACCAGCTGAAGTTCAGAGCAGTGGGACCAGGAGCTTCTCAGTTTGCAGTGGAACAAG GAAATGCCCCTCCAGTGCCTCTGGCCCAAGTCCCTTCCACCTGTGGCTACAACATGCAGAGGAACCCTCTGGGGCTCGTCATGTTGGTTCCCTTTGATGGCTGCAACATTGTTCAAGAG GGTGGAAGTTATGTGCTCCCAATGCGTTGGCAAGGAATTCCTGTCTCACTCTGGTGTCCCAAACCTGCAGCACCTGCTCTCACAACTGCTGCCCCTGTACCTGAGACCAGCCAGGCCCCAGTACCCGAAcctacaacaaacacaaagaaaccAGGAATTCCCCAACTTCCACAATACCCTTTCTTCCCACCTTTTTACCCCTACTTTCGACCCCCTTTTCCGGTCACAACAGCTGcaccaaccaccaccaccaacccgACTACAACCACCACTGCAAAGCC TgcagctccagctcctccatctgCAGTTCCTTTTCCTTTCTACCCACCTTTCTATCCTCCCTTTCCTTGGCCTGGCCCTTCGCCAGCAGCTGCCAAACCCATGCCTAAACCTCAGCCACCCCAGTTTCCACCCTATATGCCTTTCTATCCTCCATATCATCCTTTACCTCAATTTCTCCCTCCCTATCCCCAATATCCAACTCCAAAGCCCATAACGACGACTACACCAATTACAACTAAACCAACTACGACTAAAACTACAACCACTACCCCGACCAAACCAAAGCCAAAACCTCAGCAACCGCAGTTTCCACCCTATATGCCTTTCTATCCTCCATATCATCCTTTACCTCAATTTCTCCCTCCTTATCCCCAATATCCAACTCCAAAGCCCATAACGACGACTACACCAATTACAACTAAACCAACTACGACTAAaactacaaccaccaccacgaCCAAACCAAAACCTCAGCCACCGCAGTTTCCACCGTACATGCCTTTCTATCCTCCATATCATCATTTACCTCAGTTTTTCCCTCCCTATCCCCAATATCCAACTCCAAAGCCCAAAACGACGACTACAACCACTACCAAACCAAAACCTCAGCCACTGCAGTTTCCACCATACATGCCTTTCTATAATCCATATCAGCTTTACAATTATAGGGATTTTATACCTCCCTATCCCCAATATCCAACCCCAAAGCCAAAAACTACAACGACCCCAGCTACGACTACAACAACTGTGAAACCAGATCACCCGCCGCCACCGCcgcaacatcaacaacatcatccCCATTTTCATCCTCAACTTCGCTATCCATTTATGCCAATTCCCCCTCCTCGAGGCTAG
- the LOC141777032 gene encoding uncharacterized protein LOC141777032 — translation MRSSSSYAAVALERDLSETLSVLDDHRIPEGCPQSYSDPPTYCIRAAGLLRYNRESDNHRMNLTTILQASQPLTAVKCEYCGEKAQPSLNLMWAQGPKTVPLFCCAQRRQLWKMLVKQRCLVEGRYDLRTGTPTSPGEKLAAETEELFFQGKEMEDHNKFTMDLPIGLGELSELRIHEDYLTQLPAAETVASTSKVLRFRLSCAKGTGCWTVYPCIATEKHLEIKDEEEQVLVHVCDHKPIQFGICHHQDGAEFLQKYYSNGIKFLTVFPDGSAQVFYPSGLLALVVVVTEENGRVCIVYDDSDAAYQPIRAMFQSDGRATCYHSNGNIWLTLDSSGGQCLDETGARVRRWSWSSLSLTPTPLHPVFLSLNKTVGVRVLGKEQVFVSFLARGQQAKFSVGSCCVQGECKADGAASRPSILKEELFVSAARIKTHLAIQRLHQYLVTPSHPRLPNTTQNPHLHVVAQRLLEVSADVMMSENERAFIHRCLQDCL, via the exons ATGAGGTCCAGCTCTTCCT ATGCTGCTGTTGCATTAGAGCGTGATCTCAGTGAGACGCTATCTGTCCTGGATGACCAC AGGATACCAGAGGGCTGTCCACAGTCCTACAGTGACCCACCCACCTATTGTATCAGAGCAGCAGGACTTCTGAGGTACAATCGCGAGTCTGACAACCACAGGATGAACCTAACTACCATTCTTCAAGCG TCCCAGCCTCTGACTGCAGTGAAATGTGAGTACTGTGGAGAAAAGGCCCAGCCTTCACTGAATCTAATGTGGGCACAGGGGCCTAAG ACAGTGCCACTCTTCTGCTGTGCCCAGCGTCGGCAGCTGTGGAAGATGCTGGTGAAGCAGAGATGTTTGGTTGAGGGGAGATATGACCTGAGAACCGGTACTCCAACATCACCGGGAGAAAAGCTGGCCGCAGAAACGGAGGAGCTTTTCTTCCAAGGCAAGGAGATGGAGGATCACAACAAGTTTACCATGGACTTACCGATCGGACTTGG AGAACTATCAGAATTGAGAATCCATGAGGATTACTTAACCCAACTACCTGCAGCAGAAACCG TCGCCTCAACTTCAAAGGTCCTCAGATTCCGGCTCTCTTGTGCTAAAGGAACAGGATGCTGGACAGTGTATCCTTGTATCGCAACTGAGAAGCACTTGGAAATAaaagatgaagaggagcagGTCTTGGTCCATGTTTGTGACCACAAACCAATTCAGTTTGGCATATGTCATCATCAG GATGGGGCAGAATTTCTACAGAAGTATTATTCCAATGGCATCAAATTTCTCACTGTGTTCCCTGACGGCTCTGCTCAGGTCTT CTATCCCTCAGGCCTCTTGGCTCTGGTTGTCGTGGTCACTGAGGAAAATGGAAGGGTCTGCATCGTGTATGATGACAGCGATGCCGCCTATCAACCCATTAGAGCCATGTTCCAGTCTGATGGCAGGGCGACTTGTTATCACAGCAATGGAAACATATG gcTGACATTAGACAGTTCAGGCGGTCAGTGTTTGGATGAGACGGGCGCCAGGGTTCGTCGGTGGAGCTGGAGCAGTCTGAGTCTCACTCCCACTCCCCTGCATCCGGTCTTCCTGTCCCTAAACAAAACTGTTGGGGTCCGAGTCCTCGGGAAGGAACAGGTGTTTGTCTCCTTCCTGGCAAGAGGTCAACAGGCAAAGTTCAGTGTGGGTTCCTGCTGCGTTCAG GGTGAATGTAAAGCAGACGGGGCTGCTTCACGGCCATCCATATTAAAGGAGGAGCTGTTTGTGTCGGCAGCCAGGATCAAGACTCACCTGGCCATTCAGCGTCTCCACCAGTACCTGGTGACGCCCTCACATCCCCGGCTGCCGAACACCACACAAAACCCTCACCTCCATGTTGTTGCCCAAAGGCTTCTGGAAGTCAGTGCTGATGTGATGATGAGTGAGAATGAAAGAGCCTTTATCCATCGGTGCCTTCAGGATTGTCTCTGA
- the selenot1a gene encoding thioredoxin reductase-like selenoprotein T1a produces the protein MAMKWLRLSLLVLGVISLCCSSSGDSSGVKKMKMQFATGPLLKFQICISUGYKRVFEEYTQALYQRYPDIRIEGENYLPVPLYRHVSSFLSVFKLLVIGLIIIGRDPFTLIGMQAPGIWEWGQGNKIYACMMVFFLSNMIENQLMSTGAFEITLNDVPVWSKLESGHLPSMQQLVQILDNEMKMNVHMNTAPHILS, from the exons ATGGCGATGAAGTGGTTGCGGTTGTCGCTCCTCGTCTTGGGGGTTATCTCTCTGTGCTGCTCCTCGTCTGGTGACAGCAGCGGcgtgaagaagatgaagatgcaGTTCGCGACGGGACCTCTTCTCAAGTTTCAGATCTG CATTTCCTGAGGGTACAAGCGGGTGTTTGAGGAGTACACGCAGGCCTTGTACCAGCGGTACCCAGACATCCGTATTGAAGGGGAGAACTATCTTCCTGTGCCCCTCTATCg ACATGTTTCTTCcttcctgtctgtgttcaaACTGCTGGTGATTGGGCTGATTATTATCGGCAGGGACCCATTCACCCTCATTGGTATGCAAGCCCCAGGCATCTGGGAGTGGGGCCAGGGAAATAAG ATATATGCCTGCATGATGGTGTTCTTCCTCAGCAATATGATCGAAAACCAGTTAATGTCTACAGGAGCTTTTGAAATCACGTTAaatg ATGTGCCGGTGTGGTCAAAACTAGAGTCCGGTCACCTGCCCTCCATGCAGCAGCTCGTGCAAATCCTGGACAACGAGATGAAGATGAACGTTCACATGAACACAGCACCACACATCCTCTCCTAA
- the kif2c gene encoding kinesin-like protein KIF2C isoform X2: MENIQRANQILEHPEITAVSNFRAAVNLARRAEGAKMETGLSRLLVGLSVKIGRSDGRVHLATVKSVDTVKSAVMVEWNERKICRGKEVEVSELCTLNPELLDHIKAVTNNHPTDPPPSATDKKYEGRLRSSRIPAPCSFVNRSQNRQTCLFQAPAPVLSPVSTSESSQANVETVHPDLPSSAVITNSVLPNQEHRKNEAKPAPPVSFVREAVKENDGPERMPPPSSAKGRRKTVAPQELNKGSKRLSCVAKPNDMQGKRGKFGEAPRPNQKFYEMIQDFRETLEITPLSSADHIEPHRICVCVRKRPLNKQEINKKEIDVVSVPGKGALLVHEPKQKVDLTKYLENQVFHFDFSFNETATNDLVYKFTAKPLVQSIFEGGMATCFAYGQTGSGKTHTMGGDFTGRQQNSAKGIYALAAHDVFTYLNHRRFAHLDLSPYVSFFEIYNGKVYDLLNKKAKLRVLEDERQQVQVVGLEEVYVSTAEEVIKMIQLGSACRTSGQTSANANSSRSHAILQIVLRRNNRATTLHGKFSLVDLAGNERGTDVSSNDRNTIVETSEINRSLLALKECIRSLGMNSDHIPFRMSTLTKVLRDSFIGEKSRTCMIAMVSPGMSSCEYTMNTLRYADRVKELKAKTSGAAKAQEPINSSAEEDSVEEPSVFDAISQVAELEEKVYEQLQRANKLFNGMGQTSYNIEEGLPDLVDHAKTYLDTVLALQTAVNQEKMARQSY, encoded by the exons ATGGAGAACATCCAACGAGCCAATCAGATCCTTGAACACCCGGAAATAACAGCAGTTTCAAACTTTCGGGCGGCGGTGAATTTGGCACGAAG AGCAGAAGGAGCCAAAATGGAGACCGGTCTGTCCAGACTTCTTGTTGGACTCTCTGTCAAAATTGGTCGCAGCGATG GTCGAGTGCATCTGGCAACGGTGAAGTCCGTGGATACTGTGAAGTCCGCGGTGATGGTTGAGTGGAATGAAAGAAAGATCTGTCGAGGAAAGGAG GTTGAAGTGAGTGAGTTATGTACACTCAACCCAGAGCTTTTGGACCATATAAAGGCTGTCACCAACAACCACCCTACTGACCCACCCCCTTCTGCTACAGACAAG AAGTATGAGGGTCGACTGCGCTCATCCAGGATTCCTGCCCCTTGCTCCT TTGTCAATCGGTCTCAGAACAGGCAGACGTGTTTGTTCCAGGCTCCGGCCCCGGTCCTATCACCAGTCTCGACCTCGGAGTCTTCTCAGGCAAACGTGGAGACGGTCCACCCTGATCTCCCCTCTTCAGCAGTCATCACAAACTCTG TGCTTCCTAATCAGGAGCATAGAAAGAATGAGGCCAAACCAGCACCGCCGGTGTCTTTTGTTCGTGAGGCAGTAAAGGAAAATGATGGGCCCGAGAGAATGCCTCCTCCGTCTTCAGCCAAAG GCAGAAGAAAAACTGTGGCTCCCCAAGAGCTAAACAAAGGCAGTAAAAGGCTGTCTTGTGTTGCAAAGCCCAACGACATGCAGGGGAAGAGGGGAAAG TTTGGAGAGGCTCCTCGACCAAACCAGAAGTTCTACGAGATGATCCAAGACTTCAGAGAGACCTTGGAAATAACCCCCTTATCATCAGCTGACCAT aTTGAACCTCACAGGATCTGTGTGTGCGTTCGCAAGCGGCCCCTTAACAAACAAG AGATTAATAAAAAGGAGATAGATGTGGTGTCTGTACCTGGAAAAGGTGCTCTGCTGGTCCACGAGCCAAAACAGAAGGTGGACCTCACAAAGTACTTGGAGAACCAGGTCTTCCACTTTGACTTCTCCTTCAATGAGACCGCCACCAACGACCTGGTCTACAA gtTCACAGCCAAACCGTTGGTGCAATCCATTTTCGAGGGTGGTATGGCAACCTGTTTCGCTTATGGCCAGACTGGAAGTGGAAAGACTCAT ACGATGGGAGGTGACTTCACCGGGAGGCAGCAAAACAGCGCTAAAGGAATCTACGCCTTGGCAG CCCATGATGTTTTCACCTATCTGAACCACAGGAGGTTTGCTCACCTCGATCTCTCTCCCTATGTCAGCTTCTTCGAGATTTACAATGGAAAA GTGTATGACCTGCTGAATAAGAAGGCCAAGCTGCGTGTTCTGGAGGATGAGCGGCAGCAGGTCCAGGTGGTGGGCCTGGAGGAGGTCTATGTGTCCACAGCAGAGGAGGTCATCAAGATGATCCAGCTGGGCAGCGCATGCAG AACATCGGGCCAGACCTCTGCCAACGCCAACTCATCCCGCTCTCATGCCATCCTTCAGATTGTCCTGCGGCGCAACAACCGTGCCACCACGCTGCATGGCAAATTTTCACTGGTTGATTTGGCCGGCAATGAGCGTGGCACTGACGTCAGCAGCAACGACCGCAACACTATAGTGGAGACCTCCGAGATCAACCGCAGCCTGCTGGCTCTCAAG GAGTGTATTCGTTCACTGGGAATGAACAGCGATCACATTCCGTTCCGAATGAGCACTTTGACCAAAGTCCTCAGGGATTCCTTCATTGGAGAAAAGTCCAGGACCTGCATG ATTGCTATGGTGTCTCCGGGCATGTCTTCATGTGAATACACGATGAACACACTACGTTACGCTGACAG AGTGAAGGAATTGAAGGCCAAGACCAGTGGAGCAGCTAAGGCACAAGAGCCAATAAATAGCTCCGCAGAGGAG GACTCTGTTGAGGAACCCAGTGTCTTTGATGCCATATCCCAAGTGGCAGAGCTGGAGGAGAAGGTTTATGAACAGTTGCAG AGGGCCAATAAGCTCTTCAATGGAATGGGGCAAACCTCTTACAATATTGAGGAAGGACTTCCCGACCTGGTGGATCATGCAAAGACATATTTGG ACACGGTACTGGCTCTGCAGACTGCTGTGAACCAGGAGAAAATGGCGAGGCAGAGCTACTGA
- the kif2c gene encoding kinesin-like protein KIF2C isoform X1 translates to MENIQRANQILEHPEITAVSNFRAAVNLARRAEGAKMETGLSRLLVGLSVKIGRSDGRVHLATVKSVDTVKSAVMVEWNERKICRGKEVEVSELCTLNPELLDHIKAVTNNHPTDPPPSATDKKYEGRLRSSRIPAPCSSSASPAVIKAEDSVVNRSQNRQTCLFQAPAPVLSPVSTSESSQANVETVHPDLPSSAVITNSVLPNQEHRKNEAKPAPPVSFVREAVKENDGPERMPPPSSAKGRRKTVAPQELNKGSKRLSCVAKPNDMQGKRGKFGEAPRPNQKFYEMIQDFRETLEITPLSSADHIEPHRICVCVRKRPLNKQEINKKEIDVVSVPGKGALLVHEPKQKVDLTKYLENQVFHFDFSFNETATNDLVYKFTAKPLVQSIFEGGMATCFAYGQTGSGKTHTMGGDFTGRQQNSAKGIYALAAHDVFTYLNHRRFAHLDLSPYVSFFEIYNGKVYDLLNKKAKLRVLEDERQQVQVVGLEEVYVSTAEEVIKMIQLGSACRTSGQTSANANSSRSHAILQIVLRRNNRATTLHGKFSLVDLAGNERGTDVSSNDRNTIVETSEINRSLLALKECIRSLGMNSDHIPFRMSTLTKVLRDSFIGEKSRTCMIAMVSPGMSSCEYTMNTLRYADRVKELKAKTSGAAKAQEPINSSAEEDSVEEPSVFDAISQVAELEEKVYEQLQRANKLFNGMGQTSYNIEEGLPDLVDHAKTYLDTVLALQTAVNQEKMARQSY, encoded by the exons ATGGAGAACATCCAACGAGCCAATCAGATCCTTGAACACCCGGAAATAACAGCAGTTTCAAACTTTCGGGCGGCGGTGAATTTGGCACGAAG AGCAGAAGGAGCCAAAATGGAGACCGGTCTGTCCAGACTTCTTGTTGGACTCTCTGTCAAAATTGGTCGCAGCGATG GTCGAGTGCATCTGGCAACGGTGAAGTCCGTGGATACTGTGAAGTCCGCGGTGATGGTTGAGTGGAATGAAAGAAAGATCTGTCGAGGAAAGGAG GTTGAAGTGAGTGAGTTATGTACACTCAACCCAGAGCTTTTGGACCATATAAAGGCTGTCACCAACAACCACCCTACTGACCCACCCCCTTCTGCTACAGACAAG AAGTATGAGGGTCGACTGCGCTCATCCAGGATTCCTGCCCCTTGCTCCT CCTCTGCTTCTCCAGCAGTCATTAAGGCTGAAGATTCAG TTGTCAATCGGTCTCAGAACAGGCAGACGTGTTTGTTCCAGGCTCCGGCCCCGGTCCTATCACCAGTCTCGACCTCGGAGTCTTCTCAGGCAAACGTGGAGACGGTCCACCCTGATCTCCCCTCTTCAGCAGTCATCACAAACTCTG TGCTTCCTAATCAGGAGCATAGAAAGAATGAGGCCAAACCAGCACCGCCGGTGTCTTTTGTTCGTGAGGCAGTAAAGGAAAATGATGGGCCCGAGAGAATGCCTCCTCCGTCTTCAGCCAAAG GCAGAAGAAAAACTGTGGCTCCCCAAGAGCTAAACAAAGGCAGTAAAAGGCTGTCTTGTGTTGCAAAGCCCAACGACATGCAGGGGAAGAGGGGAAAG TTTGGAGAGGCTCCTCGACCAAACCAGAAGTTCTACGAGATGATCCAAGACTTCAGAGAGACCTTGGAAATAACCCCCTTATCATCAGCTGACCAT aTTGAACCTCACAGGATCTGTGTGTGCGTTCGCAAGCGGCCCCTTAACAAACAAG AGATTAATAAAAAGGAGATAGATGTGGTGTCTGTACCTGGAAAAGGTGCTCTGCTGGTCCACGAGCCAAAACAGAAGGTGGACCTCACAAAGTACTTGGAGAACCAGGTCTTCCACTTTGACTTCTCCTTCAATGAGACCGCCACCAACGACCTGGTCTACAA gtTCACAGCCAAACCGTTGGTGCAATCCATTTTCGAGGGTGGTATGGCAACCTGTTTCGCTTATGGCCAGACTGGAAGTGGAAAGACTCAT ACGATGGGAGGTGACTTCACCGGGAGGCAGCAAAACAGCGCTAAAGGAATCTACGCCTTGGCAG CCCATGATGTTTTCACCTATCTGAACCACAGGAGGTTTGCTCACCTCGATCTCTCTCCCTATGTCAGCTTCTTCGAGATTTACAATGGAAAA GTGTATGACCTGCTGAATAAGAAGGCCAAGCTGCGTGTTCTGGAGGATGAGCGGCAGCAGGTCCAGGTGGTGGGCCTGGAGGAGGTCTATGTGTCCACAGCAGAGGAGGTCATCAAGATGATCCAGCTGGGCAGCGCATGCAG AACATCGGGCCAGACCTCTGCCAACGCCAACTCATCCCGCTCTCATGCCATCCTTCAGATTGTCCTGCGGCGCAACAACCGTGCCACCACGCTGCATGGCAAATTTTCACTGGTTGATTTGGCCGGCAATGAGCGTGGCACTGACGTCAGCAGCAACGACCGCAACACTATAGTGGAGACCTCCGAGATCAACCGCAGCCTGCTGGCTCTCAAG GAGTGTATTCGTTCACTGGGAATGAACAGCGATCACATTCCGTTCCGAATGAGCACTTTGACCAAAGTCCTCAGGGATTCCTTCATTGGAGAAAAGTCCAGGACCTGCATG ATTGCTATGGTGTCTCCGGGCATGTCTTCATGTGAATACACGATGAACACACTACGTTACGCTGACAG AGTGAAGGAATTGAAGGCCAAGACCAGTGGAGCAGCTAAGGCACAAGAGCCAATAAATAGCTCCGCAGAGGAG GACTCTGTTGAGGAACCCAGTGTCTTTGATGCCATATCCCAAGTGGCAGAGCTGGAGGAGAAGGTTTATGAACAGTTGCAG AGGGCCAATAAGCTCTTCAATGGAATGGGGCAAACCTCTTACAATATTGAGGAAGGACTTCCCGACCTGGTGGATCATGCAAAGACATATTTGG ACACGGTACTGGCTCTGCAGACTGCTGTGAACCAGGAGAAAATGGCGAGGCAGAGCTACTGA